The following are from one region of the Channa argus isolate prfri chromosome 6, Channa argus male v1.0, whole genome shotgun sequence genome:
- the sae1 gene encoding SUMO-activating enzyme subunit 1, translating to MIDMIEKEDPVISEEEAAQYDRQIRLWGLDAQKRLRASRVLLVSLGGLGAEVAKNLILAGVKGLTLLDHEQVSEESCRAQFLIPVTAQGQNRAQASLERAQNLNPMVEVHADPDRIEDKPDDFFLQFDAVCLTGCSRDLMVRVDQLCSQHNIKVFCGDVYGYYGYMFSNLGQEHHYVEEKPKVVKPTGDSNDGPEAKKPRVDPNETTMVKKTVSFCTLKEALEVDWTSEKAKAGLKRTPVDYFLLHVLLKFRTDKGRDPDPQSFGEDSELLRQIRDDVLEALAVGSDRLNDDFISYCFSEMSPVCAVVGGVLGQEIVKALSQRDAPHRNFFFFDGRKGNGVVDYFGAN from the exons ATGATAGATATGATTGAGAAGGAGGACCCGGTCATCAGCGAGGAGGAAGCAGCACAATACGACCGGCAGATCCGGCTGTGGGGACTGGATGCACAGAAGAG gctgCGAGCGTCCCGTGTGCTTCTGGTAAGTTTAGGTGGTCTGGGGGCTGAAGTTGCCAAGAACTTAATCCTGGCTGGAGTGAAAGGACTCACTTTGCTGGATCACGAACAG GTGTCAGAGGAGTCATGTCGAGCTCAGTTCCTGATTCCAGTGACAGCTCAAGGTCAAAATCGGGCCCAGGCCTCTCTTGAGCGCGCACAGAACCTCAACCCAATGGTGGAGGTTCATGCTGACCCAGACAGAATTGAAGACAAACCTGATGACTTTTTTCTGCAATTTGATGCG GTTTGTCTGACAGGCTGCTCCAGAGACCTGATGGTGCGGGTTGACCAGCTCTGTTCTCAGCACAACATCAAGGTCTTCTGTGGTGACGTCTACGGTTACTACGGTTACATGTTCAGCAACCTTGGACAGGAGCACCACTACGTCGA GGAGAAACCTAAAGTAGTAAAGCCCACTGGAGATTCCAACGATGGTCCAGAGGCGAAGAAGCCCAGAGTAGACCCCAATGAGACCACTATGGTGAAAAAG ACGGTCAGTTTTTGCACCCTGAAGGAGGCTCTGGAGGTCGACTGGACAAGTGAGAAGGCCAAAGCCGGTCTGAAGCGAACGCCAGTGGACTACTTTCTGCTTCATG TTCTGTTGAAGTTTCGTACAGACAAGGGCCGTGACCCCGACCCACAGTCCTTTGGGGAAGACAGCGAGCTCCTGAGACAGATCCGCGATGACGTCCTTGAGGCCTTGGCAGTGGGCAGTGACCGGCTGAATGATGATTTCATCAG CTACTGCTTCTCTGAGATGTCTCCAGTCTGCGCTGTGGTGGGAGGAGTTCTGGGACAGGAAATTGTCAAG GCTCTCTCCCAAAGAGACGCTCCTCACCgcaacttcttcttcttcgacGGCCGTAAAGGCAACGGCGTGGTCGACTACTTTGGAGCGAACTGA